In the Syngnathus scovelli strain Florida chromosome 8, RoL_Ssco_1.2, whole genome shotgun sequence genome, one interval contains:
- the osgepl1 gene encoding tRNA N6-adenosine threonylcarbamoyltransferase, mitochondrial isoform X3 codes for MAASPPGKAPRVLVPHGSFWASKRAATTPERPCSTRRVLYWESPYTPRKRCTSGGIIPTVAQQLHREHIERVVHEALERSGVDPRQLSAVATTVKPGLALSLGVGLEFSLSFVRRHGMPFIPIHHMEAHALTVRLLQPVPFPFLVLLVSGGHSLLAVARGVDDFLLLGRTLDEAPGDTLDKVARRLSLTKHPLCSVLSGGQAIELLARDGDRLRFPFKTPMGQTYDCSFSFAGLRNQIKMTIEKKEAEEGIKQGTLLSCVNDIAAATQHTVACHLAKRTHRAVLFCKANGLLPSLAPTLVVSGGVASNQYIRKALGVITEATGLRLLCPPAKFCTDNGVMIAWNGVERLKEGKGILPPDADVSYQPKAPLGVDLTSQVKAAAIRVPSIQINIS; via the exons ATGGCGGCGTCGCCACCGGGGAAAGCTCCCCGGGTTCTGGTTCCTCACGGCTCGTTTTGGGCATCGAAACGAGCTGCGACGACACCGGAGCGGCCGTGCTCAACGAGACGGGTTCTATACTGGGAGAGTCCCTACACTCCCAGAAAGAGGTGCACCTCAG GCGGCATCATCCCCACTGTGGCCCAGCAGCTTCACAGGGAACACATAGAGCGCGTAGTCCACGAGGCGTTGGAGCGGAGCGGCGTGGACCCGCGTCAGCTGTCGGCCGTGGCCACCACGGTGAAGCCGGGCCTGGCCCTGAGCTTGGGTGTGGGCCTGGAGTTCAGCCTCAGTTTTGTGAGGCGCCACGGGATGCCCTTCATCCCCATCCACCACATGGAGGCCCACGCCCTGACTGTCCGCCTGCTCCAGCCGGTCCCCTTCCCCTTCCTGGTGCTGCTCGTGTCGGGCGGGCACTCGCTGCTAGCCGTGGCTCGCGGCGTGGACGATTTTCTTCTGCTGGGTCGCACACTGGATGAAGCTCCAGGTGATACTCTGGATAAA GTGGCGAGACGTCTGTCGCTGACCAAGCACCCGCTTTGCTCCGTGCTGAGCGGAGGACAGGCCATCGAGCTGCTGGCCCGGGACGGCGACCGCTTAAGGTTTCCTTTCAAGACACCCATGGGACAAACATACGACTGCAGTTTCTCTTTTGCCGGCCtacgaaatcaaattaaaatgaccatagaaaaaaaagaagcggaGGAAG GAATCAAACAGGGAACTCTGCTCTCCTGCGTCAACGACATTGCGGCGGCGACGCAGCACACGGTCGCGTGTCATCTGGCCAAGCGCACGCATCGCGCCGTCCTCTTTTGTAAAGCCAACGGACTGCTGCCCTCGCTCGCGCCCACACTG GTTGTGTCGGGAGGCGTGGCCAGCAACCAGTATATCCGCAAAGCTCTGGGCGTTATCACCGAGGCAACGGGCCTCCGCCTACTCTGCCCTCCGGCCAAATTCTGCACTGACAACGGCGTGATGATCGCTTG GAACGGTGTTGAGCGACTCAAGGAAGGGAAGGGAATTTTGCCTCCAGACGCGGACGTCAGCTACCAGCCAAA GGCACCGCTGGGCGTGGACCTGACGTCACAAGTGAAGGCGGCCGCCATCAGAGTGCCGTCCATCCAGATCAACATCTCATAA
- the fkbp7 gene encoding peptidyl-prolyl cis-trans isomerase FKBP7, which produces MCKLVSYYTLCVFVCSQLRFASVWADDEVKIEVVQQPDTCEKKSKKGDLMNVHYDGFLAKDGKQFYCSRHDKAGHPQWFILGVGQVIKGLDIGMLDMCAGEKRKITIPSSLAFGEKGKGPVPPNATVVFQVEVYSVSRGPRSMEAFGQVDTDQDRSLTKAEIKAHLRMEFEKNGKPGDDAYYEKIITDIFRKTDTDKDGIISATEYNIYQHDEL; this is translated from the exons ATGTGCAAGTTGGTGAGCTACTACACACTGTGCGTCTTTGTGTGCTCTCAACTCCGTTTTGCGAGCGTTTGGGCGGACGATGAGGTCAAGATCGAGGTGGTGCAGCAGCCCGACACGTGCGAAAAAAAGAGCAAGAAAGGAGACCTGATGAACGTCCACTACGATGGCTTCCTCGCGAAAGATGGAAAgcagttctactgcag CCGCCACGACAAAGCCGGTCATCCGCAGTGGTTCATCCTGGGCGTAGGGCAAGTCATCAAGGGTCTGGACATCGGGATGCTTGACATGTGCGCGGGGGAGAAGAGAAAAATCACCATTCCATCCTCCTTGGCCTTTGGAGAGAAAGGCAAAG GTCCTGTACCACCCAACGCAACGGTGGTCTTTCAAGTGGAGGTCTACTCCGTGTCCCGAGGTCCACGCAGCATGGAAGCTTTTGGACAAGTGGACACCGACCAAGACCGAAGTCTCACAAAGGCCGAG ATCAAGGCCCACTTGAGGATGGAGTTTGAAAAAAACGGCAAGCCGGGAGACGACGCCTACTACGAGAAGATCATCACGGACATCTTCCGCAAGACCGACACGGACAAAGACGGGATCATCAGTGCCACCGAGTACAACATTTATCAACACGACGAGCTGTAG
- the glsb gene encoding glutaminase kidney isoform, mitochondrial isoform X2 — protein MFHFRIATALKELLKANLKCPSAGLLASRHRCSGAASSTGLKLLNGRAYPAASVHLRSYCAKAGSELKLDEPKKKDDDIDAAAEKRRNAGILPSLEDLLFYTVAEGQETIPAHKFLTALKSTGLRSGDPRLKECMETLKETLKRSPDGVTLDRQQFKKCVQSNIILLTQAFRKKFVIPDFQSFTSHIDELYEKAKKLSDGQVADYIPQLAKFSPDMWAVSLCTVDGQRHTVGDTKVPFCLQSCVKPLKYAVAVNDYGTEYVHSFIGKEPSGLRFNKLFLDEDDKPHNPMVNAGAIVCTSLIKQGEGNAEKFDYIMNFLKDMAGNEYVSFSNATFQSERESGDRNFAIGYYLKEKKCFPEGTDMTSVLDLYFQLCSIEVNCESASVMAATLANGGICPISGERVLSPEAVRNTLSLMHSCGMYDFSGQFAFHVGLPAKSGVAGGILLVVPNVMGIMCWSPPLDKMGNSVRGIHFCTELVELFNFHNYDNLRHFAKKHDPRREGGEQRPLRGALDYESLQQELALKAPLWKKVSATESHQDTSTTVVYRMDNVSE, from the exons ATGTTCCATTTTAGAATCGCCACAGCGCTCAAGGAGTTGTTGAAAGCCAACCTCAAGTGTCCATCGGCCGGGTTGCTCGCGAGCCGCCACCGGTGCTCGGGCGCCGCCTCCTCCACCGGACTCAAGCTCCTCAATGGCCGTGCGTACCCGGCGGCGTCCGTCCATCTCCGGTCATACTGCGCGAAGGCTGGGAGCGAGCTGAAGCTAGACGAACCTAAGAAGAAGGACGACGATATTGATGCGGCCGCAGAGAA GAGAAGAAATGCCGGCATCCTGCCCAGTCTGGAGGATTTGCTTTTCTACACAGTCGCCGAAGGTCAAGAAACTATTCCGGCGCATAAATTCCTCACA GCTCTTAAAAGCACAGGACTTCGCAGCGGAGATCCCCGACTGAAAGAATGTATGGAAACACTGAAAGAGACCTTAAAGCGCTCTCCGGACGGCGTCACCTTGGACAGGCAGCAGTTCAAGAA GTGTGTCCAGAGCAACATTATCCTGCTCACGCAGGCCTTCCGCAAGAAGTTCGTCATCCCCGACTTCCAGTCCTTCACTTCCCACATTGACGAGCTCTACGAGAAGGCCAAAAAGCTCTCTGACGGGCAG GTGGCTGACTACATTCctcaacttgccaaattcagccCAGACATGTGGGCTGTCTCTCTGTGCACGGTGGATGGTCAGAg ACACACCGTGGGCGACACCAAGGTCCCTTTCTGTCTGCAGTCGTGCGTCAAGCCTCTCAAGTACGCCGTGGCCGTCAACGACTACGGCACCGAGTACGTGCACAGTTTCATTGGCAAGGAGCCCAGCGGCCTGCGTTTCAACAAGCTCTTTCTGGATGAAGACG ATAAGCCCCACAACCCCATGGTGAACGCCGGCGCCATTGTTTGTACTTCTCTGATAAag CAAGGTGAAGGAAACGCGGAAAAATTTGACTAT ATCATGAACTTCTTGAAGGACATGGCAGGAAACGAGTACGTCAGTTTCAGCAACGCCAC ATTCCAGTCGGAGCGCGAGTCAGGAGACAGGAACTTTGCCATCGGCTACtacttgaaagaaaaaaag TGCTTCCCCGAGGGGACCGACATGACGTCTGTGCTGGACCTCTACTTTCAG CTGTGCTCCATCGAGGTGAACTGCGAGAGCGCCAGCGTGATGGCGGCCACGCTGGCCAACGGCGGCATCTGTCCCATCTCGGGCGAGCGCGTTCTCAGCCCCGAGGCGGTGAGGAACACCCTCAGCCTCATGCACTCCTGCGGCATGTACGACTTCTCCGGACAGTTTGCCTTCCAC GTGGGTCTGCCGGCCAAGTCGGGCGTGGCGGGCGGGATCCTGCTGGTGGTGCCCAACGTGATGGGCATCATGTGCTGGTCGCCGCCCTTGGACAAAATGGGCAACTCGGTCAGAGGGATTCACTTCTGCACG GAACTGGTGGAACTCTTTAATTTCCACAACTACGACAACTTGAGGCACTTTGCAAAGAAGCACGATCCTCGCCGGGAGGGAGGAGAACAGCGG CCATTGCGCGGAGCCTTGGACTATGAGAGCCTCCAACAGGAGCTCGCTCTGAAAGCCCCCCTTTGGAAAAAAGTCTCGGCCACCGAGTCGCACCAGGATACCTCCACCACCGTAGTCTATAGGATGGACAACGTCAGCGAGTAG
- the osgepl1 gene encoding tRNA N6-adenosine threonylcarbamoyltransferase, mitochondrial isoform X2: MAASPPGKAPRVLVPHGSFWASKRAATTPERPCSTRRVLYWESPYTPRKRCTSVKVSHCRTGGIIPTVAQQLHREHIERVVHEALERSGVDPRQLSAVATTVKPGLALSLGVGLEFSLSFVRRHGMPFIPIHHMEAHALTVRLLQPVPFPFLVLLVSGGHSLLAVARGVDDFLLLGRTLDEAPGDTLDKVARRLSLTKHPLCSVLSGGQAIELLARDGDRLRFPFKTPMGQTYDCSFSFAGLRNQIKMTIEKKEAEEGIKQGTLLSCVNDIAAATQHTVACHLAKRTHRAVLFCKANGLLPSLAPTLVVSGGVASNQYIRKALGVITEATGLRLLCPPAKFCTDNGVMIAWNGVERLKEGKGILPPDADVSYQPKAPLGVDLTSQVKAAAIRVPSIQINIS; the protein is encoded by the exons ATGGCGGCGTCGCCACCGGGGAAAGCTCCCCGGGTTCTGGTTCCTCACGGCTCGTTTTGGGCATCGAAACGAGCTGCGACGACACCGGAGCGGCCGTGCTCAACGAGACGGGTTCTATACTGGGAGAGTCCCTACACTCCCAGAAAGAGGTGCACCTCAG TTAAGGTCTCCCACTGCAGGACAGGCGGCATCATCCCCACTGTGGCCCAGCAGCTTCACAGGGAACACATAGAGCGCGTAGTCCACGAGGCGTTGGAGCGGAGCGGCGTGGACCCGCGTCAGCTGTCGGCCGTGGCCACCACGGTGAAGCCGGGCCTGGCCCTGAGCTTGGGTGTGGGCCTGGAGTTCAGCCTCAGTTTTGTGAGGCGCCACGGGATGCCCTTCATCCCCATCCACCACATGGAGGCCCACGCCCTGACTGTCCGCCTGCTCCAGCCGGTCCCCTTCCCCTTCCTGGTGCTGCTCGTGTCGGGCGGGCACTCGCTGCTAGCCGTGGCTCGCGGCGTGGACGATTTTCTTCTGCTGGGTCGCACACTGGATGAAGCTCCAGGTGATACTCTGGATAAA GTGGCGAGACGTCTGTCGCTGACCAAGCACCCGCTTTGCTCCGTGCTGAGCGGAGGACAGGCCATCGAGCTGCTGGCCCGGGACGGCGACCGCTTAAGGTTTCCTTTCAAGACACCCATGGGACAAACATACGACTGCAGTTTCTCTTTTGCCGGCCtacgaaatcaaattaaaatgaccatagaaaaaaaagaagcggaGGAAG GAATCAAACAGGGAACTCTGCTCTCCTGCGTCAACGACATTGCGGCGGCGACGCAGCACACGGTCGCGTGTCATCTGGCCAAGCGCACGCATCGCGCCGTCCTCTTTTGTAAAGCCAACGGACTGCTGCCCTCGCTCGCGCCCACACTG GTTGTGTCGGGAGGCGTGGCCAGCAACCAGTATATCCGCAAAGCTCTGGGCGTTATCACCGAGGCAACGGGCCTCCGCCTACTCTGCCCTCCGGCCAAATTCTGCACTGACAACGGCGTGATGATCGCTTG GAACGGTGTTGAGCGACTCAAGGAAGGGAAGGGAATTTTGCCTCCAGACGCGGACGTCAGCTACCAGCCAAA GGCACCGCTGGGCGTGGACCTGACGTCACAAGTGAAGGCGGCCGCCATCAGAGTGCCGTCCATCCAGATCAACATCTCATAA
- the osgepl1 gene encoding tRNA N6-adenosine threonylcarbamoyltransferase, mitochondrial isoform X1, with amino-acid sequence MFASKANKLIQRLRSPFKQRRYGGVATGESSPGSGSSRLVLGIETSCDDTGAAVLNETGSILGESLHSQKEVHLRTGGIIPTVAQQLHREHIERVVHEALERSGVDPRQLSAVATTVKPGLALSLGVGLEFSLSFVRRHGMPFIPIHHMEAHALTVRLLQPVPFPFLVLLVSGGHSLLAVARGVDDFLLLGRTLDEAPGDTLDKVARRLSLTKHPLCSVLSGGQAIELLARDGDRLRFPFKTPMGQTYDCSFSFAGLRNQIKMTIEKKEAEEGIKQGTLLSCVNDIAAATQHTVACHLAKRTHRAVLFCKANGLLPSLAPTLVVSGGVASNQYIRKALGVITEATGLRLLCPPAKFCTDNGVMIAWNGVERLKEGKGILPPDADVSYQPKAPLGVDLTSQVKAAAIRVPSIQINIS; translated from the exons ATGTTCGCTTCCAAAGCGAACAAGCTCATTCAGAGACTACGGTCACCATTTAAACAGCGGCGGTATGGCGGCGTCGCCACCGGGGAAAGCTCCCCGGGTTCTGGTTCCTCACGGCTCGTTTTGGGCATCGAAACGAGCTGCGACGACACCGGAGCGGCCGTGCTCAACGAGACGGGTTCTATACTGGGAGAGTCCCTACACTCCCAGAAAGAGGTGCACCTCAG GACAGGCGGCATCATCCCCACTGTGGCCCAGCAGCTTCACAGGGAACACATAGAGCGCGTAGTCCACGAGGCGTTGGAGCGGAGCGGCGTGGACCCGCGTCAGCTGTCGGCCGTGGCCACCACGGTGAAGCCGGGCCTGGCCCTGAGCTTGGGTGTGGGCCTGGAGTTCAGCCTCAGTTTTGTGAGGCGCCACGGGATGCCCTTCATCCCCATCCACCACATGGAGGCCCACGCCCTGACTGTCCGCCTGCTCCAGCCGGTCCCCTTCCCCTTCCTGGTGCTGCTCGTGTCGGGCGGGCACTCGCTGCTAGCCGTGGCTCGCGGCGTGGACGATTTTCTTCTGCTGGGTCGCACACTGGATGAAGCTCCAGGTGATACTCTGGATAAA GTGGCGAGACGTCTGTCGCTGACCAAGCACCCGCTTTGCTCCGTGCTGAGCGGAGGACAGGCCATCGAGCTGCTGGCCCGGGACGGCGACCGCTTAAGGTTTCCTTTCAAGACACCCATGGGACAAACATACGACTGCAGTTTCTCTTTTGCCGGCCtacgaaatcaaattaaaatgaccatagaaaaaaaagaagcggaGGAAG GAATCAAACAGGGAACTCTGCTCTCCTGCGTCAACGACATTGCGGCGGCGACGCAGCACACGGTCGCGTGTCATCTGGCCAAGCGCACGCATCGCGCCGTCCTCTTTTGTAAAGCCAACGGACTGCTGCCCTCGCTCGCGCCCACACTG GTTGTGTCGGGAGGCGTGGCCAGCAACCAGTATATCCGCAAAGCTCTGGGCGTTATCACCGAGGCAACGGGCCTCCGCCTACTCTGCCCTCCGGCCAAATTCTGCACTGACAACGGCGTGATGATCGCTTG GAACGGTGTTGAGCGACTCAAGGAAGGGAAGGGAATTTTGCCTCCAGACGCGGACGTCAGCTACCAGCCAAA GGCACCGCTGGGCGTGGACCTGACGTCACAAGTGAAGGCGGCCGCCATCAGAGTGCCGTCCATCCAGATCAACATCTCATAA
- the glsb gene encoding glutaminase kidney isoform, mitochondrial isoform X1, producing the protein MFHFRIATALKELLKANLKCPSAGLLASRHRCSGAASSTGLKLLNGRAYPAASVHLRSYCAKAGSELKLDEPKKKDDDIDAAAEKRRNAGILPSLEDLLFYTVAEGQETIPAHKFLTALKSTGLRSGDPRLKECMETLKETLKRSPDGVTLDRQQFKKCVQSNIILLTQAFRKKFVIPDFQSFTSHIDELYEKAKKLSDGQVADYIPQLAKFSPDMWAVSLCTVDGQRHTVGDTKVPFCLQSCVKPLKYAVAVNDYGTEYVHSFIGKEPSGLRFNKLFLDEDDKPHNPMVNAGAIVCTSLIKQGEGNAEKFDYIMNFLKDMAGNEYVSFSNATFQSERESGDRNFAIGYYLKEKKCFPEGTDMTSVLDLYFQLCSIEVNCESASVMAATLANGGICPISGERVLSPEAVRNTLSLMHSCGMYDFSGQFAFHVGLPAKSGVAGGILLVVPNVMGIMCWSPPLDKMGNSVRGIHFCTELVELFNFHNYDNLRHFAKKHDPRREGGEQRVKSVINLLFAAYTGDVSALRRFALSSMDMEQRDYDSRTALHVAAAEGHTEVARFLLEACKVNPVPRDRWGNTPMDEAVHFGHHDLVAVLQPYANKQRVADDSGDKETAEKNFDSLL; encoded by the exons ATGTTCCATTTTAGAATCGCCACAGCGCTCAAGGAGTTGTTGAAAGCCAACCTCAAGTGTCCATCGGCCGGGTTGCTCGCGAGCCGCCACCGGTGCTCGGGCGCCGCCTCCTCCACCGGACTCAAGCTCCTCAATGGCCGTGCGTACCCGGCGGCGTCCGTCCATCTCCGGTCATACTGCGCGAAGGCTGGGAGCGAGCTGAAGCTAGACGAACCTAAGAAGAAGGACGACGATATTGATGCGGCCGCAGAGAA GAGAAGAAATGCCGGCATCCTGCCCAGTCTGGAGGATTTGCTTTTCTACACAGTCGCCGAAGGTCAAGAAACTATTCCGGCGCATAAATTCCTCACA GCTCTTAAAAGCACAGGACTTCGCAGCGGAGATCCCCGACTGAAAGAATGTATGGAAACACTGAAAGAGACCTTAAAGCGCTCTCCGGACGGCGTCACCTTGGACAGGCAGCAGTTCAAGAA GTGTGTCCAGAGCAACATTATCCTGCTCACGCAGGCCTTCCGCAAGAAGTTCGTCATCCCCGACTTCCAGTCCTTCACTTCCCACATTGACGAGCTCTACGAGAAGGCCAAAAAGCTCTCTGACGGGCAG GTGGCTGACTACATTCctcaacttgccaaattcagccCAGACATGTGGGCTGTCTCTCTGTGCACGGTGGATGGTCAGAg ACACACCGTGGGCGACACCAAGGTCCCTTTCTGTCTGCAGTCGTGCGTCAAGCCTCTCAAGTACGCCGTGGCCGTCAACGACTACGGCACCGAGTACGTGCACAGTTTCATTGGCAAGGAGCCCAGCGGCCTGCGTTTCAACAAGCTCTTTCTGGATGAAGACG ATAAGCCCCACAACCCCATGGTGAACGCCGGCGCCATTGTTTGTACTTCTCTGATAAag CAAGGTGAAGGAAACGCGGAAAAATTTGACTAT ATCATGAACTTCTTGAAGGACATGGCAGGAAACGAGTACGTCAGTTTCAGCAACGCCAC ATTCCAGTCGGAGCGCGAGTCAGGAGACAGGAACTTTGCCATCGGCTACtacttgaaagaaaaaaag TGCTTCCCCGAGGGGACCGACATGACGTCTGTGCTGGACCTCTACTTTCAG CTGTGCTCCATCGAGGTGAACTGCGAGAGCGCCAGCGTGATGGCGGCCACGCTGGCCAACGGCGGCATCTGTCCCATCTCGGGCGAGCGCGTTCTCAGCCCCGAGGCGGTGAGGAACACCCTCAGCCTCATGCACTCCTGCGGCATGTACGACTTCTCCGGACAGTTTGCCTTCCAC GTGGGTCTGCCGGCCAAGTCGGGCGTGGCGGGCGGGATCCTGCTGGTGGTGCCCAACGTGATGGGCATCATGTGCTGGTCGCCGCCCTTGGACAAAATGGGCAACTCGGTCAGAGGGATTCACTTCTGCACG GAACTGGTGGAACTCTTTAATTTCCACAACTACGACAACTTGAGGCACTTTGCAAAGAAGCACGATCCTCGCCGGGAGGGAGGAGAACAGCGG GTCAAATCGGTCATTAACTTGCTGTTTGCCGCCTACACGggagacgtctccgcgctgaggAG GTTCGCCTTGTCGTCTATGGACATGGAGCAGAGGGACTACGACTCCAGAACGGCCCTTCACGTGGCTGCGGCTGAGG GTCACACGGAGGTGGCGCGTTTTCTGCTGGAGGCCTGCAAGGTCAACCCGGTCCCCAGAGACAG ATGGGGGAACACGCCGATGGACGAGGCCGTGCACTTTGGCCACCACGACTTAGTGGCGGTTCTGCAGCCGTACGCCAACAAACAGCGAGTGGCCGACGACTCGGGCGACAAGGAGACGGCAGAGAAGAATTTCGACAGTCTGCTGTAG
- the osgepl1 gene encoding tRNA N6-adenosine threonylcarbamoyltransferase, mitochondrial isoform X4, translated as MPFIPIHHMEAHALTVRLLQPVPFPFLVLLVSGGHSLLAVARGVDDFLLLGRTLDEAPGDTLDKVARRLSLTKHPLCSVLSGGQAIELLARDGDRLRFPFKTPMGQTYDCSFSFAGLRNQIKMTIEKKEAEEGIKQGTLLSCVNDIAAATQHTVACHLAKRTHRAVLFCKANGLLPSLAPTLVVSGGVASNQYIRKALGVITEATGLRLLCPPAKFCTDNGVMIAWNGVERLKEGKGILPPDADVSYQPKAPLGVDLTSQVKAAAIRVPSIQINIS; from the exons ATGCCCTTCATCCCCATCCACCACATGGAGGCCCACGCCCTGACTGTCCGCCTGCTCCAGCCGGTCCCCTTCCCCTTCCTGGTGCTGCTCGTGTCGGGCGGGCACTCGCTGCTAGCCGTGGCTCGCGGCGTGGACGATTTTCTTCTGCTGGGTCGCACACTGGATGAAGCTCCAGGTGATACTCTGGATAAA GTGGCGAGACGTCTGTCGCTGACCAAGCACCCGCTTTGCTCCGTGCTGAGCGGAGGACAGGCCATCGAGCTGCTGGCCCGGGACGGCGACCGCTTAAGGTTTCCTTTCAAGACACCCATGGGACAAACATACGACTGCAGTTTCTCTTTTGCCGGCCtacgaaatcaaattaaaatgaccatagaaaaaaaagaagcggaGGAAG GAATCAAACAGGGAACTCTGCTCTCCTGCGTCAACGACATTGCGGCGGCGACGCAGCACACGGTCGCGTGTCATCTGGCCAAGCGCACGCATCGCGCCGTCCTCTTTTGTAAAGCCAACGGACTGCTGCCCTCGCTCGCGCCCACACTG GTTGTGTCGGGAGGCGTGGCCAGCAACCAGTATATCCGCAAAGCTCTGGGCGTTATCACCGAGGCAACGGGCCTCCGCCTACTCTGCCCTCCGGCCAAATTCTGCACTGACAACGGCGTGATGATCGCTTG GAACGGTGTTGAGCGACTCAAGGAAGGGAAGGGAATTTTGCCTCCAGACGCGGACGTCAGCTACCAGCCAAA GGCACCGCTGGGCGTGGACCTGACGTCACAAGTGAAGGCGGCCGCCATCAGAGTGCCGTCCATCCAGATCAACATCTCATAA